In Umboniibacter marinipuniceus, a single genomic region encodes these proteins:
- a CDS encoding ABC-F family ATPase, translated as MITTANITMQFGAKPLFENISAKFGNGNRYGLIGANGCGKSTFMKILSGELAPSAGNVSFEPGCTLGVLSQDQFAYESFSVVDAVIQGDAELWKVKSERDRIYSLPEMSEEEGMLVADLETQFMELDGYSAESRAGEILIQAGIEESYHFGPMSEVAPGLKVRVLLAQALFADPDVLLLDEPTNNLDIHTIGWLSNVLNERKCTMIIISHDRHFLNSVCTHMADIDYGELRVYPGNYDAFMEASTMKRQQMYADNAKKSAEIAELKAFVARFSANASKAKQATSRAKKIDKIQLEDIKPSSRQTPFIRFEQHKKLHRLALELENVGHGYEEGLLFSKGSAIIEAGAKIAVIGENGAGKTTLLRCLMGELSPQQGTVKWAENAEIGYVPQDVTEHFSNDLTLFEWMSQWRTPKHDDLAVRAMLGRLLFSSDDINKKVSVCSGGEKNRLLFGKMMMLDINVLIMDEPTNHLDMESIEALNMGLLGFEGTLVFVSHDREFVSSLATRIIEIKDHSVVDFQGTYDEYLSSQNAEF; from the coding sequence TTGATTACTACCGCAAACATCACCATGCAGTTTGGTGCCAAACCGTTATTTGAAAATATCTCAGCGAAATTTGGCAATGGCAATCGCTATGGTCTTATTGGTGCCAATGGTTGCGGGAAATCCACCTTCATGAAGATTCTGAGCGGCGAGCTCGCGCCCAGCGCCGGAAACGTCTCATTTGAACCAGGCTGCACCTTAGGGGTGCTAAGTCAGGATCAGTTTGCCTACGAATCATTCAGTGTGGTTGACGCCGTTATTCAAGGTGATGCTGAGCTGTGGAAAGTTAAGAGCGAGCGCGATCGTATCTACTCCCTTCCCGAAATGAGTGAAGAAGAGGGAATGCTGGTGGCCGACCTTGAAACACAATTCATGGAACTTGACGGCTATAGCGCAGAGAGTCGCGCCGGTGAGATTCTTATCCAAGCGGGTATTGAGGAAAGTTATCATTTCGGCCCAATGAGCGAAGTCGCTCCGGGACTAAAGGTGCGTGTTCTTTTAGCTCAGGCGCTCTTTGCAGATCCAGACGTGCTACTACTTGATGAGCCAACCAACAACTTGGATATTCATACCATTGGTTGGCTATCTAACGTGTTAAATGAGCGTAAGTGCACCATGATTATTATCTCGCACGATCGGCACTTTTTGAATTCGGTATGTACCCACATGGCGGATATCGATTACGGTGAACTTCGCGTCTATCCGGGTAACTATGATGCCTTTATGGAAGCGTCAACCATGAAGCGCCAGCAGATGTATGCGGATAACGCTAAGAAATCAGCTGAAATCGCCGAGCTAAAGGCATTTGTCGCGCGATTCAGCGCAAACGCGTCGAAAGCGAAGCAGGCGACGTCGCGTGCTAAGAAAATTGATAAGATTCAGTTAGAAGATATCAAGCCGTCGAGTCGCCAAACGCCGTTTATTCGTTTCGAACAGCACAAAAAACTACACCGACTAGCACTGGAACTTGAGAATGTAGGGCATGGCTACGAAGAAGGACTGTTGTTTTCAAAAGGTAGTGCGATCATTGAAGCTGGAGCAAAAATCGCGGTAATTGGAGAAAACGGAGCCGGTAAAACTACGCTGCTTCGCTGTTTGATGGGCGAGCTTAGTCCGCAACAGGGTACCGTTAAGTGGGCAGAAAACGCGGAAATTGGTTATGTTCCTCAGGATGTTACTGAGCACTTTAGTAACGACTTGACGCTATTTGAATGGATGTCGCAATGGCGTACGCCGAAGCATGATGATCTTGCGGTAAGAGCCATGCTAGGTCGTTTGCTCTTTAGTTCTGACGACATTAACAAAAAGGTTTCCGTCTGTTCTGGTGGTGAAAAAAACCGTCTGCTATTCGGCAAGATGATGATGTTAGACATCAATGTACTGATCATGGATGAGCCAACTAACCACTTAGATATGGAGTCCATCGAAGCGCTGAATATGGGCCTGCTAGGGTTTGAAGGAACCTTAGTGTTTGTGAGCCATGACCGAGAATTTGTTTCTAGCTTGGCTACGCGGATCATTGAAATCAAAGATCACTCTGTGGTGGATTTTCAAGGTACTTATGACGAGTACTTATCAAGTCAGAACGCCGAGTTTTAA
- a CDS encoding NADH:flavin oxidoreductase produces the protein MSSSTSLFKPVQLGPLALKNAIVMAPMTRSFSPGGVPNQLVIDYYRRRAENEVGLIITEGTVVNHEGANGYPNVPHFYGQGLDGWKEVVDAVHAAGGKIAPQLWHVGNVRRKGVEPVPEAPAYGPSQVEKDGEIIIKGMSQEDINEVVSAFAQAAADAKSLGFDAIELHGAHGYLIDQFFWAGSNKRTDSYGGDLEARSKFAREVIAACRVAVGPEFPIIFRWSQWKQQDYTARLCETPEELQAFLQGLVDAGADILHCSTRRFWVEEFEGSNLNLAGWAKKLVDVPVITVGSVGLNSDFLEYMIENDSTAETHGVDELCERLDAGEFDAVAVGRALIADPEWATKLRDGRFDEIVGFNREQLKSLV, from the coding sequence ATGTCTTCAAGTACTTCACTATTTAAGCCGGTTCAACTTGGACCGCTCGCCCTAAAAAACGCCATTGTTATGGCACCTATGACCCGTAGCTTCTCACCGGGCGGTGTTCCCAACCAGCTGGTGATCGATTACTACCGTCGGCGTGCTGAAAATGAGGTAGGCCTAATCATTACCGAGGGAACCGTAGTGAATCATGAAGGTGCCAATGGGTATCCGAATGTGCCGCATTTTTACGGCCAGGGCCTCGACGGCTGGAAGGAGGTTGTTGATGCGGTGCATGCTGCCGGCGGGAAAATTGCTCCTCAGCTTTGGCATGTGGGTAATGTTCGCCGCAAAGGCGTAGAGCCGGTTCCAGAAGCGCCGGCATATGGGCCTTCCCAAGTTGAAAAAGATGGCGAAATTATTATCAAAGGCATGTCACAGGAAGATATCAATGAAGTTGTGTCGGCGTTCGCTCAAGCGGCGGCTGATGCTAAGTCATTGGGGTTTGATGCGATTGAACTACATGGCGCACATGGTTATTTGATTGACCAGTTCTTCTGGGCTGGCAGCAACAAACGAACCGACAGCTACGGCGGTGACTTGGAGGCACGCTCTAAGTTCGCTCGCGAAGTGATTGCCGCATGCCGTGTTGCGGTAGGTCCAGAATTCCCAATTATCTTCCGCTGGTCACAGTGGAAACAACAAGATTACACCGCTCGTCTATGCGAGACGCCAGAAGAACTCCAAGCTTTCCTTCAGGGACTTGTTGATGCCGGGGCTGATATTCTTCACTGCAGCACTCGCCGTTTTTGGGTGGAAGAGTTTGAAGGATCCAATCTTAACCTGGCCGGCTGGGCGAAGAAATTAGTGGACGTTCCAGTGATCACTGTAGGAAGTGTTGGCCTCAACTCAGACTTCTTAGAGTATATGATAGAAAACGATTCAACCGCCGAGACACACGGAGTTGATGAACTGTGTGAGCGCTTGGACGCGGGAGAGTTTGATGCCGTGGCCGTAGGTAGAGCGCTTATTGCGGATCCAGAATGGGCAACAAAGCTGCGTGATGGTCGCTTCGATGAAATCGTCGGATTTAATCGTGAGCAGTTGAAGAGTCTGGTGTAA
- the rluF gene encoding 23S rRNA pseudouridine(2604) synthase RluF produces the protein MFTKTDTRLNKYISESGLCSRRDADRFIEQGNVYINGKRATVGDRVSEGDQVRVNGQMIEPPEHDEFVLIALNKPVGIVSTTDSDDRNNIVDFVRHSTRIFPIGRLDKDSEGLIFLTSNGDLVNKILRAGNNHEKEYIVTVHKPVTDKFIEGLANGVPILGEVTKKCKVTKESANSFRITLVQGLNRQIRRMAEYFGYEVVKLQRVRIMHVNLKGLPVGEWRDFSQKELELLSKAIEHSSSEAQPGKKSRAKGGRAANRSRAGEHVARKSASSKRGGGAKGKASTRAGADARTHRSGSQTTKASGKSASGKTAGSRGNVNRSAGGRGASPSRAGASARGAGSGRSAPKGRAGGARPGKSGRR, from the coding sequence ATGTTTACTAAAACCGATACTCGCCTAAATAAATACATTAGTGAAAGCGGGTTGTGCTCGCGTCGCGATGCAGACCGGTTTATTGAACAGGGCAACGTTTACATTAACGGTAAACGTGCAACGGTAGGAGATAGGGTCAGCGAGGGTGACCAAGTTCGTGTGAATGGGCAGATGATTGAGCCGCCCGAGCATGACGAATTTGTCTTAATTGCGCTGAATAAGCCCGTTGGCATCGTAAGCACTACCGATAGTGACGATCGCAATAATATTGTTGATTTCGTCCGTCACAGTACACGAATTTTCCCTATTGGCCGTCTTGATAAAGATTCAGAGGGGCTAATCTTTCTGACCTCCAACGGCGATCTTGTGAATAAAATCCTTCGAGCGGGAAATAACCACGAGAAGGAATATATCGTTACCGTTCATAAGCCGGTGACGGACAAATTCATTGAAGGGCTGGCGAACGGCGTTCCCATTCTGGGAGAGGTCACTAAGAAGTGTAAGGTGACGAAAGAAAGCGCTAATAGTTTCCGTATCACCCTGGTCCAAGGCCTAAACCGTCAGATCCGCAGGATGGCTGAATACTTCGGTTACGAAGTGGTGAAGCTGCAGCGTGTGCGAATCATGCACGTCAACCTGAAGGGCTTGCCTGTAGGTGAATGGCGTGACTTTAGTCAGAAAGAACTCGAGCTACTCTCGAAGGCTATCGAGCACTCCTCGAGTGAGGCTCAGCCGGGCAAAAAGAGCCGTGCAAAGGGAGGCCGTGCTGCCAATCGATCTAGAGCGGGGGAGCATGTTGCAAGAAAGAGCGCATCGTCGAAGCGAGGCGGAGGTGCAAAGGGCAAAGCATCTACGCGAGCAGGAGCCGACGCACGAACCCATCGCAGCGGATCGCAGACCACGAAGGCGAGCGGTAAGTCCGCTTCAGGAAAAACCGCTGGAAGTCGTGGCAATGTTAACCGGTCCGCCGGCGGTCGAGGAGCTAGTCCGTCTCGGGCAGGCGCCTCGGCGCGTGGAGCGGGTTCGGGTCGCAGTGCGCCAAAAGGGCGTGCTGGTGGTGCTCGACCAGGAAAGTCTGGGCGCCGTTAA
- the rlmE gene encoding 23S rRNA (uridine(2552)-2'-O)-methyltransferase RlmE: MARSKTSAKWLQEHVNDPYVKQAQVDGYRSRASYKLIEINKKDKLIKPGMLAIDLGSAPGGWSQIMAPWVGAKGKVIASDILPMDTLNDVDFIQGDFTEDDVFEQIMAVIDGRPVDVVVSDMAPNLSGVNAADQYSSMYLVELALDMARKVLKPGGSFCAKVFQGVGYEEYLKDVRESFDKVLIRKPAASRPRSREVYLVGKGFKG, translated from the coding sequence ATGGCCCGATCTAAGACCAGTGCAAAGTGGTTGCAAGAACACGTCAACGACCCCTACGTAAAGCAGGCACAGGTAGACGGCTATCGCTCGCGTGCGAGTTATAAATTGATAGAGATTAACAAGAAAGACAAGCTCATCAAGCCTGGCATGTTGGCCATTGACCTAGGGTCAGCACCAGGTGGCTGGTCACAAATCATGGCGCCATGGGTGGGGGCTAAAGGCAAGGTCATTGCCTCCGACATCCTGCCAATGGATACCTTGAATGATGTCGACTTTATTCAGGGTGATTTCACCGAAGATGACGTCTTCGAACAGATCATGGCAGTAATTGATGGTAGGCCAGTAGATGTTGTGGTGTCTGATATGGCGCCTAATCTAAGTGGTGTTAACGCCGCCGATCAATACTCCTCCATGTACTTGGTGGAGCTTGCCTTAGATATGGCACGCAAAGTACTCAAGCCCGGCGGAAGCTTCTGTGCGAAGGTCTTTCAAGGCGTTGGCTACGAGGAATACTTGAAAGACGTTCGGGAGTCATTCGATAAGGTACTAATACGCAAGCCAGCGGCATCAAGGCCTCGTTCTCGTGAAGTTTACCTGGTTGGCAAAGGGTTCAAAGGCTAA